The window TTAGATGCTCAATACCTAGCCTTCTTAATTGTTCATAGGCTCTCTCGTAATCCTCTTTTTTAGGAAGCCTGCCCATTCTCACATGAGGAGATAAACCCATAACAGTCATTTCAAGCCCAGTAAATCCAAACGCCGATTTTTTAGATTGTGGCACATAGGCTACTAGTTTCCAATACTCACTTGCAGACATTTGTTTAACAGATTTATCATTTATTAAAATATTTCCTGATTTGTATTCTAAAAATCCTAATAAGCATTTTACAAAGGTTGTCTTACCAATCCCATTTGCTCCTAAGATGGCTAATGTTTCACCCTTTTTTACGTTAAAGGATAAATCTTTAAATATCTGTCTTTCTGAGTTGGGATATTGAAAGTTAAGATTTTCAACTCTAATCATCCCACACACCTCCTGTTCTTCTAAGAAGATAAATAAAGAATGGTACACCGAGAAGCGAGCTTATAATAGATAATGGAATTTCTGCTGCTGTTAGGGATCTTGCGAGTGTATCTGTAATTAGCATAAATATAGCGCCCATAATCATAGCTGCTGGCACTAAATGTTTATTGTCTGTTCCGACGATCATCCGTGTAAAATGCGGTACAATTAGCCCAACAAAACTAATAATGCCAGCAATAGATACAATTGACGCCACAATGACTGTTGTGAAGAATATGATAATAACACGCATTTTTTTTACATTTACGCCCAACGAAATCGCTTCATCTTCATCTAGTGAAAGAAGATTTAGATGCCATCTGTATTTATAGAGGACAAATAAAGAAATCAAAATACTAGGCATTGTTCTAATAATGGTTTCCTTCGAAGGTCCAGCAAGTGAGCCCATAAGCCAAAAGGTGATAGCAGGAAGTTCATTTTTGGAATCGGCCATAAACTTTAGTATGGAGACGCCAGAGTCGAATAATGCGCTAGTAATAATTCCTGAAAGAACGAGCATAAGCACAGTGAGACGCCCACGTCTTTTTGCGATGCTATATGTGAGGTACATCCCTGCAAACGCAAAGAGTATGGCCAAAAACTGCGTGCCAAGCGTTGTTCCAATTGTTATTATGCCAATAGCTGCACCGAAGCTTGCTCCCGATGATACGCCCAAAATATGCTCACTTACGAGCGGATTACCAAATGTAGCCTGCAAAGCAGCCCCAGCAACAGCAATACCAGCCCCTACAACCACCGCTAACAGTACGCGGGGTATTCTAATTTCGTGTACGACTACTGAAAGCTTCGGGTCTGAAATTGAATCTGGGTTAAAGATTGAATGGAAAACATCTAGCGGGGCGATTGTGTATCTTCCGATACAAATCGCTGCCACCATTAAAATAATTAAGGAAAGAGAGGATAATACGTAAAAGGTCCTAAGCTTCCTCTGTCTTGCTGTTGCCATCAAAACATCTCCTTATTGCATAAACATGTCGAAGTATTTGCTATTTTTGTTCGCTTCAACATTTAGAATTTGATCAATTTCTTCCTCAGTTACATCGATATTGTACAACAATTTATAATCTTCACGAACCTGTTCGCGCATACTAAAATCCTTGAACTTCTCTGGAGTCGCTAAGAAAGCATAGAAATACCAAGTAATTCCTGGATTATCTAGTTGAGATGCTGTAGGGGCTTTGTACACTCTTTTTTCTTTAACAGCTGTCAGGTTTTTAAGAACAGGATGGTTATAGAAATATTCGGGAGTGATATCTTTTAGGAAATCGCCAATAACGATCATATCAGGATCCCATTCTAGTAAGGTTTCTACATTGATTTCAGCATCTGGTGTATCAAATTTTCCAACTGTATAGGTAAGGTTATCTACCTTATGTACTGCAGTGTGAGGGAGTTCTGTTCCCCATGTTGTAATTTTATTTTCAGCTACATTGCCTATAAATACATGATTTTGTTGCTCATCTTCTGTTAGGCTTTCAGTTACTTTAAGAACGGCTTGTTTAGATTTCTCATGGTGTGCAAATACCTCATCTACTCGATCTTGCTTTCCTAGAGCTTCACCGTATAACGTATATCTTTCAATATCGTCAGCATACGTACCCCAGTTTACAGCTACAACATCAATGCCAGCATCTTCTAGAGGTTTAATTCCTTCTTCTCCAAAATTCCATTGATAAACAACATCAGGGGCCAAATTTAAAATACTTTCAACATTTGGCTTTGACCAATCACCATGCATGATGTCAGAATTCACATCTAGAATTTTCGGATATTTTTTTGCAACGACATCGCCTTTAATATTATTCTCTTGATCATTTTTTACCATGCCTAAGTATGGTTTAGCGGATTGTGTAATAGAAAGCATTTCAGATCCCTCGGCTGGAAATAGCACGAAGTTTTCAGCATATCCATTCTCAAGAACAACTTCTTTATCTCTACCATCAACGATAGTTACAGGTTCACTAACAACTTTTGCACTTTCCTTTTCCTTTTGGCTGTTATCAGAGGCTTGGCAGCCAACTAAACCTAATGCCATAATACCTACTGTACTACCCATTAAAAATTTTGATTTAATCATGTTTGTCACTACTCCTAATAGTTTTTTTGTTCTGCAAAAATAATCCCCATACGATCGCAACCCCATGGCCAATCCGATAAATCCGATCATAAAAGGGGCACATAATCTTATTCCGCATTCTTCGGTTACTTCATTCTCTTCCCTTATAAACAAAAAAATCTTATCATCATTGAGAATGATAGTCAATCTCACACATTTTACCAATGAATACCTAGAAGCATCTTTAACTCTATTTTCGAAGCTTAAAATAGGCAAATATTTCCAGATATAGCTGCTAACCAGCATTCCATTGCATTGATGCCATTGACCACGAACCGTTACGCCAAGTCGTTAGACCAATGTCCATCCACGTCCGCGAGTGTCACCGGGTGCCAAATTAGCGAGTACGCGCTGTTCGTCATGCTATTGACGACAGTGTAATACTTTCCATCACGCTCCAAGCTGTTTGGATAATTAATCGAACAATACTTCCGTAGCAGGAAGTTTGTAGTTGCCGTTAGGGAGTCTAGATTGCCCGCTTAATTTTCACCACTTTTACCGTATCCCCGGTTAGCACTGTATCCACTTTATCTACACTCGAAATTACGGAAACGACCAGTTCGCTCCTACTGTCAGCGCTACGTTCTTCACGACGCCGCTTGTTGCGCCCGTTCCGTTCACTTGCAACGAGGCTGGGACAAAAGAGAAAAAGTGTTAGATTGACTGATGTCGATCTAACACTTTTTTGCTGTAAGAGTTGAAGTCCGCTACGACGGACGCTTTCCGAGGCGTGGCCTTTGCTCCTCTTTCTTAAAATTTAAGGTTTTGTCCCAGCCTCTTCTAAAAAACCGCACTTACTTATGATACGGTTCACCGTGATGGATCTAAATGAGGTTTTCATTTTGAAGTCTGGACTAAAGATTTCACTTTAACTTAGTCGTCTTTTTTCTGGTCCATTTTATTAGTTTTCCTTTTTGTGAGCTAGCGCGGTTAAGGACACAGTTATAATCCTCCTGAAATGCTTGCCTGATCGCATAGTTAAGTGAATTAGTCACACCTAAGACAAATGTATTTTGGTACCGATTTACCACCATTACAAACAACAGCTTCCTATTATAAAATTTTACTAAAATAAATAGAAGATGTGCTTAAAACGGAATAAACTGGATTTCTTCTTTAAAAGCGGCTCTAGAAATATTATTGCAATATAAATGCCATAGTCGTAAACGAATTAACACCTACTTGTTCTTTTTCTCAGAAAAATCTATGTTACGATTATTTTAAATTAGCAACCAAGAATATGGAGGATAAATGAATGCTTAAAAAAATTATATCAATTGTTCCCGTTGCAATGCTCTCGGTAACTTTAAGTGCTAATGTTCAAGCTGCAACGATTACTGTACAAAAAGGAGATACCCTTTGGGATCTATCTCGCGCAAATAATACATCTGTAGAAAATATCCAAACGTTGAATCATCTTACTACCGACCTTATTCACCCTGGGGATGTCCTAACCATTGCACAGCAAAAACAATATACCGTTAAGCAAGGTGATACATTATGGGACATAGCCCTAGATCATCAAGTAACAGTTTCGCAAATTAAAGAATGGAACCAATTACATACTGATCTCATTCATCCAGGTTTAAATCTATTCATCTGGGATGGTTTGAAAACTAGTAATACGGTTGTAACTGAAAAACCAATGATGCCTGCAGCACATAAATC is drawn from Solibacillus sp. R5-41 and contains these coding sequences:
- a CDS encoding LysM peptidoglycan-binding domain-containing protein, producing the protein MLKKIISIVPVAMLSVTLSANVQAATITVQKGDTLWDLSRANNTSVENIQTLNHLTTDLIHPGDVLTIAQQKQYTVKQGDTLWDIALDHQVTVSQIKEWNQLHTDLIHPGLNLFIWDGLKTSNTVVTEKPMMPAAHKSKETTTSATTPSTSNSASMDSTPKATTPSTSNSASMDSTPKATTPSTSNSASMDSTPEATAPSTSNSASMDSTPEVTAPSTSNSASMDSTPEATAPSTSNSASMDSTPEATAPSTSNQLQRKL
- a CDS encoding ABC transporter substrate-binding protein, whose protein sequence is MIKSKFLMGSTVGIMALGLVGCQASDNSQKEKESAKVVSEPVTIVDGRDKEVVLENGYAENFVLFPAEGSEMLSITQSAKPYLGMVKNDQENNIKGDVVAKKYPKILDVNSDIMHGDWSKPNVESILNLAPDVVYQWNFGEEGIKPLEDAGIDVVAVNWGTYADDIERYTLYGEALGKQDRVDEVFAHHEKSKQAVLKVTESLTEDEQQNHVFIGNVAENKITTWGTELPHTAVHKVDNLTYTVGKFDTPDAEINVETLLEWDPDMIVIGDFLKDITPEYFYNHPVLKNLTAVKEKRVYKAPTASQLDNPGITWYFYAFLATPEKFKDFSMREQVREDYKLLYNIDVTEEEIDQILNVEANKNSKYFDMFMQ
- a CDS encoding ABC transporter ATP-binding protein, with protein sequence MIRVENLNFQYPNSERQIFKDLSFNVKKGETLAILGANGIGKTTFVKCLLGFLEYKSGNILINDKSVKQMSASEYWKLVAYVPQSKKSAFGFTGLEMTVMGLSPHVRMGRLPKKEDYERAYEQLRRLGIEHLSEQNCNKMSGGELQMVLIARALIKNPKILIMDEPESHLDLRNQLKILNIVEELNQQGEYSIIINTHFPHHAFRIANSTLLLGKDGYIFDETEKVVNTDNLRNYFGINSEILSYEQAEKSYSTILPIDLHKF
- a CDS encoding iron ABC transporter permease — translated: MATARQRKLRTFYVLSSLSLIILMVAAICIGRYTIAPLDVFHSIFNPDSISDPKLSVVVHEIRIPRVLLAVVVGAGIAVAGAALQATFGNPLVSEHILGVSSGASFGAAIGIITIGTTLGTQFLAILFAFAGMYLTYSIAKRRGRLTVLMLVLSGIITSALFDSGVSILKFMADSKNELPAITFWLMGSLAGPSKETIIRTMPSILISLFVLYKYRWHLNLLSLDEDEAISLGVNVKKMRVIIIFFTTVIVASIVSIAGIISFVGLIVPHFTRMIVGTDNKHLVPAAMIMGAIFMLITDTLARSLTAAEIPLSIISSLLGVPFFIYLLRRTGGVWDD